Proteins found in one Planococcus citri chromosome 2, ihPlaCitr1.1, whole genome shotgun sequence genomic segment:
- the LOC135833786 gene encoding uncharacterized protein LOC135833786, translated as MRAHFTFFVAIFLINCGQVFNYGTINAPALINPSQDAQNILIAPDRTVVLDQMFPHRIFYQRQLINNTYTGLNSGNPLVPGNYFPLTGSTFQDLLYATIAGPMNTFTGYMYSSLEIIQGPSYGPILIEILVVAGSDKQAVIDAYNKNPYYGGTLADAVSSRTQNDYRNFLQELIRRNREPDTQSVNTNDVNAAIFGLGIECTNWNNGRNLIDYILMEKSIQFAQQVINQFPAANKGKTLVQAVYDNISDPNLKYGYASLIYYILDPVDWVAARIHDSQNELDQHATKILFIVPYSECCLYEINLMFKKKYGMTIGQYLRSNNPQDPVDLMLAAIADDAIVGYI; from the exons ATGAGGgctcattttacattttttgtggcaatttttttaatcaattgtgGCCAAGTATtc aaCTATGGGACAATAAATGCCCCCGCACTGATAAATCCTTCACAGGATGCGCAAAATATTTTGATCGCACCTGATCGAACTGTAGTTTTGGATCAAATGTTTCCGCATAGAATATTCTATCAAAGGCAGTTGATCAACAATACGTATACAGGGTTGAATTCAGGA AATCCTTTAGTTCCTGGTAATTATTTCCCACTGACTGGAAGCACTTTTCAAGATTTGCTCTACGCGACTATAGCCGGACCAATGAATACGTTCACAGGTTACATGTACTCTAGTTTGGAAATCATCCAGGGCCCAAGTTATGGACCGATATTGATAGAAATTTTGGTCGTTGCTGGTAGTGACAAACAAGCTGTGATAGACGCTTACAATAAAAACCCtt ATTATGGCGGAACTCTGGCTGATGCTGTATCATCCCGAACCCAAAATGATTATagaaattttcttcaagaattaataaga AGAAATCGCGAGCCTGACACTCAATCTGTAAATACCAACGATGTGAACGCTGCTATATTTGGTTtaggaatag AATGCACCAATTGGAATAACGGTCGCAATCTAATAGATTACATTTTGATGGAGAAATCGATACAGTTTGCTCAACAAGTGATAAATCAGTTTCCGGCTGCCAACAAAGGTAAGACATTGGTTCAGGCTGTGTACGATAATATATCTGATCCGAATTTAAAATATGGCTACGCCAGTTTGA TTTATTACATACTTGATCCAGTAGACTGGGTGGCAGCGAGAATTCACGACAGTCAAAATGAACTTGACCAGCATGCTACGAAAATTCTGTTTATTGTACCATACTCCGAATGCTGTCTGTATGAGATAAATCTTATGTTCAAGAAGAAATATGGTATGACCATAGGTCAATATCTTCGG tcGAACAATCCTCAAGATCCTGTTGACCTAATGTTAGCAGCCATAGCCGATGATGCAATAGTTGGatacatataa